The Burkholderia pyrrocinia genome has a segment encoding these proteins:
- a CDS encoding IS3 family transposase (programmed frameshift) gives MSKQRRTFSPEFKQQAACLVLDQGYSHMEASRSVGVGETVLRRWVQQLQMERQGVTPQGKAITPDQQRIQELEARIERLEREKAIFKKGYRALDVGRHRTYEVIDQIGASESVELICAVFDVSRSCLYAHRWRARRVDAERMALRSRVHELFIESRSSAGSRSIMGMMREEGTAIGRFKVSRLMEELGLICKQPGRHAYKQATVERIDISNHLNREFEVGTPNQVWCGDITYVWAQGRWHYLAVVLDLFTRRVVGWAFSTRPDADLVVQALEMAYEQRGRPQGLLFHSDQGGQYASRKFRQRLWRYRIQQSMSRRGNCWDNSPMERLFRSFKTEWLPSVGYMSAQEAHRDISHYLMHRYNWIRPHQFNDGLAPAVAEEKLNAVSGIS, from the exons ATGAGCAAGCAACGACGTACGTTTTCCCCGGAGTTCAAACAGCAAGCCGCCTGTCTGGTGCTCGACCAGGGCTATAGCCATATGGAAGCAAGCCGCTCGGTCGGCGTCGGCGAGACGGTGCTGCGCCGCTGGGTGCAGCAACTTCAGATGGAACGCCAGGGCGTCACGCCGCAGGGCAAGGCAATCACGCCGGATCAACAGCGTATTCAGGAACTCGAGGCGCGTATCGAACGCCTCGAGCGTGAGAAGGCCATTT TTAAAAAAGGCTACCGCGCTCTTGATGTCGGAAGGCATCGAACGTACGAAGTAATTGATCAGATTGGCGCAAGCGAATCGGTCGAGCTGATCTGCGCGGTATTCGACGTGTCGCGGTCCTGCCTGTATGCACACCGATGGCGAGCCCGACGCGTTGATGCCGAGCGAATGGCACTGCGTAGCCGGGTACACGAGCTGTTCATCGAGAGTCGAAGCTCTGCTGGCAGTCGCAGCATCATGGGCATGATGCGCGAGGAAGGTACGGCGATTGGCCGCTTCAAGGTCAGCCGCTTGATGGAAGAACTCGGGTTGATCTGCAAGCAGCCGGGCCGCCATGCCTACAAGCAGGCCACGGTCGAGCGGATCGATATCTCGAACCATCTCAATCGCGAATTCGAGGTTGGTACGCCGAATCAGGTGTGGTGTGGTGACATCACGTATGTCTGGGCGCAGGGCCGTTGGCATTATCTGGCCGTAGTACTCGACCTGTTCACGCGTCGGGTTGTTGGCTGGGCGTTCTCGACACGCCCTGATGCCGATCTGGTCGTGCAGGCGTTGGAGATGGCCTATGAGCAACGTGGTCGACCGCAAGGCTTGCTGTTTCACTCGGATCAAGGCGGCCAATATGCAAGCCGGAAATTCCGTCAGCGCCTCTGGCGCTATCGGATACAGCAGAGCATGAGCCGTCGAGGAAATTGTTGGGATAACTCCCCGATGGAGAGGCTGTTCCGCAGCTTCAAGACCGAATGGCTACCGTCAGTGGGCTACATGTCGGCGCAGGAGGCACACCGGGACATCAGCCACTACCTGATGCACCGGTACAACTGGATACGGCCGCATCAGTTCAATGACGGACTGGCGCCGGCGGTTGCGGAAGAAAAACTTAACGCAGTGTCCGGGATTAGTTGA